The following coding sequences are from one Halorubrum sp. BOL3-1 window:
- a CDS encoding HAD family hydrolase → MYDAVVLDNDGVLVGRTPFDTLREAAWDAFVSLGVEDPDLAHVDDVAVGVDPATLTDICERYGVDPTEFWRVRDEIAATAQIDAARKGRKTPYDDVDALRALDAPLGVVSSNQQATVDALLDHFGLSGRFEVAYGREPSVASLSRKKPSPYYLERALEDLGAGTALFVGDNESDVRAADNAGIDSAFVRRPHRRSTELTCQPTYEIDDLHDLVSICGRAPAGADDPV, encoded by the coding sequence GTGTACGACGCCGTCGTCCTCGACAACGACGGGGTGCTGGTCGGGCGGACGCCGTTCGACACGCTCCGCGAGGCCGCCTGGGACGCGTTCGTGAGCCTCGGCGTCGAGGACCCGGACCTCGCCCACGTCGACGACGTCGCGGTCGGCGTCGACCCCGCGACCCTGACCGACATCTGCGAGCGTTACGGCGTGGACCCGACGGAGTTCTGGCGGGTTAGAGACGAGATCGCCGCGACGGCGCAGATCGACGCGGCACGGAAGGGCCGGAAGACGCCGTACGACGACGTCGACGCCCTCCGCGCGCTCGACGCCCCGCTCGGCGTCGTCTCCTCGAACCAGCAGGCGACCGTCGACGCGCTCTTGGACCACTTCGGACTGTCGGGCCGCTTCGAGGTCGCGTACGGCCGCGAGCCCTCGGTGGCCAGTCTCTCGCGGAAGAAGCCCTCGCCGTACTATCTGGAGCGGGCCCTCGAAGACCTCGGCGCCGGGACGGCGCTGTTCGTCGGGGACAACGAGTCGGACGTTCGCGCGGCCGACAACGCCGGTATCGACTCCGCGTTCGTCCGCCGTCCCCACCGGCGGTCGACGGAACTCACCTGCCAGCCGACCTACGAGATCGACGACCTCCACGACCTCGTGAGCATCTGCGGACGGGCGCCGGCGGGCGCGGACGACCCGGTCTGA